From the Fibrobacter sp. UBA4297 genome, one window contains:
- a CDS encoding sigma-70 family RNA polymerase sigma factor — MHIDSTDTTLKRYLEDIRRTAPLSREEEQILFQKAKEGDKIARKKLISANMRFVLKVAIQYRGCPIPLPDLVSEGAMGLVRAIESFEHTRGLKFISYGVWWIKAYITRAINEQGNLIRLPANQHLRVRKALHEQSRGKEINEEIRELIQIGQRGVSFDSPLKADSKATYAEVLPDSGASNPEADSEIQSVEALARDLMEQLPEREARVITGIFGINQEAPQTLREVGESMNISHERVRQLRDQALRRIRKYNSKDFLQEKKDAFLAAINK, encoded by the coding sequence ATGCATATTGATTCTACCGATACTACTCTCAAAAGATACCTAGAAGACATCCGTCGTACCGCACCCCTATCCCGCGAAGAAGAACAGATTCTTTTCCAGAAAGCTAAAGAAGGCGACAAAATCGCCCGTAAAAAGCTGATTTCTGCAAACATGCGCTTTGTGCTCAAAGTCGCCATCCAGTACCGTGGCTGCCCGATTCCGCTGCCGGACTTGGTCAGCGAAGGCGCTATGGGACTCGTCCGCGCTATTGAATCTTTCGAACACACCCGCGGTCTTAAATTCATCAGTTACGGCGTTTGGTGGATCAAGGCATACATCACCCGCGCTATTAACGAACAGGGCAACCTCATCCGCTTGCCGGCAAACCAGCACCTCCGCGTGCGTAAGGCTTTGCACGAACAGTCCCGCGGTAAGGAAATCAACGAAGAAATCCGTGAATTGATCCAGATCGGTCAGCGCGGCGTTTCGTTCGATAGTCCGCTCAAGGCAGACTCCAAGGCAACGTACGCCGAAGTCCTCCCGGACAGTGGAGCCTCAAACCCGGAAGCTGATTCCGAAATCCAGAGCGTCGAAGCTTTGGCCCGCGACCTCATGGAACAGCTCCCGGAACGCGAAGCCCGAGTCATCACCGGCATTTTCGGTATCAACCAGGAAGCTCCGCAAACGCTTCGCGAAGTGGGCGAATCCATGAACATTTCCCACGAACGTGTACGTCAGCTGCGTGACCAGGCACTCCGCCGTATCCGCAAGTACAACAGCAAGGACTTCTTGCAAGAAAAGAAAGACGCGTTCCTTGCGGCAATTAACAAGTAG
- a CDS encoding class I SAM-dependent methyltransferase encodes MSIKEPDQSVWNRFWQRKNDMDKVYPSSPSIIEAIKKNFKLEGLKVLEVGAGTGRDSAELARLGADVYVLDFADNSLKIVNSLRESEGLKNLHLVRGDAFKSPFPDNTFDLVFHQGLAEHFKDSLPLLQENFRIVKHGGCCLCDVPQTVHPYTIIKHILIAMDKWFAGWEKQFTMGQLKKLMRDAGFECVYAYGDWMRPNLFYRILRELCFKFGIELPKYPLDGTAYQKIKDKILDSLQSVPVMHYTQLCIGVIGRKP; translated from the coding sequence ATGTCAATAAAAGAGCCTGATCAATCCGTATGGAACCGTTTTTGGCAGCGCAAGAACGACATGGACAAAGTCTATCCGTCTTCGCCGTCTATTATAGAAGCTATTAAGAAGAATTTTAAGCTCGAGGGCTTGAAGGTGCTGGAGGTCGGTGCAGGTACCGGCCGCGACAGTGCTGAACTTGCTCGTTTGGGCGCCGATGTCTATGTGCTCGATTTTGCCGACAATAGCTTGAAAATTGTCAATTCGCTCCGCGAGAGTGAAGGCCTCAAGAATTTGCACTTAGTTCGTGGCGACGCTTTCAAGTCCCCGTTCCCGGACAACACTTTTGACTTGGTGTTTCATCAGGGCTTGGCCGAACATTTCAAGGATTCGCTCCCGCTCTTGCAAGAAAACTTCCGCATCGTCAAGCACGGCGGTTGCTGCCTTTGCGATGTCCCGCAGACGGTCCACCCGTATACGATTATCAAGCATATTTTGATTGCGATGGACAAGTGGTTTGCCGGTTGGGAAAAACAGTTCACGATGGGTCAGCTCAAGAAGCTCATGCGTGACGCGGGCTTTGAATGTGTTTATGCTTATGGCGACTGGATGCGCCCGAATCTTTTCTACCGTATTTTGCGCGAACTCTGCTTCAAGTTCGGTATTGAACTCCCGAAGTATCCGCTCGACGGAACGGCTTACCAGAAGATTAAGGACAAAATTCTGGATAGCCTCCAGTCTGTGCCGGTGATGCACTACACGCAGCTTTGCATTGGCGTGATCGGTCGTAAGCCTTAG
- a CDS encoding glycosyltransferase family 4 protein — translation MKILVVNYRDRMHPAAGGAEKHLHRIFGKIVEMGHTVVLFTTTFPGAKEREVVDGIQVIRKGGDLMFQLTVALNLKKLDREFNFDVVVEDLNKLPVFAHWFVRKPLLVQMHHLWRKSIFAEAIFPIAFMVWFFERIIPFFYRMQNFVVVSPSTKKELAEIGVDESQISVIYNGSEKPKVAECADSCEIMTNPAMNAANPYFIWLSRVHRYKGIWTALEAFEKFSKLHPEVKLYVVGDGPLLKKLPAWIKSHGLDGKVVLTGFVPAARKYELLSSSLALLQTSYKEGWGLTVMEAAQLCKTTIASDVPGLCDSVRDGETGILFPSGDAAACALAMEKIYGDAGLRAALGQNAKRYALTFSWENSARETLELLQRTVEGGVRK, via the coding sequence TTGAAAATTCTCGTCGTAAATTACCGGGATCGCATGCATCCGGCTGCCGGCGGCGCCGAAAAGCATTTGCATCGCATTTTCGGAAAGATTGTAGAAATGGGCCACACGGTGGTCCTGTTTACGACGACATTTCCGGGAGCCAAAGAACGCGAAGTTGTCGATGGAATTCAGGTCATCCGCAAGGGTGGCGATTTGATGTTCCAGCTCACGGTAGCGCTGAATCTGAAAAAGCTTGACCGCGAATTCAACTTTGACGTTGTTGTTGAAGATTTGAACAAGTTACCGGTCTTTGCCCACTGGTTCGTCCGCAAGCCGCTCCTGGTGCAGATGCATCACTTGTGGCGGAAGTCGATTTTTGCTGAAGCGATTTTCCCGATTGCGTTTATGGTCTGGTTCTTTGAGCGGATTATTCCGTTCTTTTACCGCATGCAGAATTTTGTAGTGGTGAGTCCGAGTACCAAGAAAGAACTTGCCGAAATTGGCGTTGACGAAAGTCAAATTTCCGTGATTTACAATGGGTCGGAAAAACCTAAAGTTGCGGAGTGCGCGGATTCTTGTGAGATTATGACGAATCCTGCGATGAATGCCGCGAACCCTTATTTCATCTGGCTTTCGCGCGTGCACCGTTACAAGGGAATTTGGACGGCGCTTGAAGCGTTTGAAAAATTTTCGAAGTTGCACCCGGAAGTCAAGCTGTACGTTGTGGGCGATGGCCCGCTTTTGAAAAAGCTCCCGGCCTGGATCAAGTCGCATGGCCTGGATGGCAAGGTGGTTTTGACGGGCTTTGTGCCTGCGGCCCGCAAGTATGAACTGCTTTCGTCTTCGCTTGCGCTGTTGCAGACGAGCTACAAGGAAGGCTGGGGCCTCACGGTGATGGAAGCGGCGCAGCTCTGCAAGACGACGATTGCGTCGGATGTGCCGGGACTCTGCGATAGCGTCCGTGACGGCGAGACGGGAATTCTGTTCCCGTCGGGAGATGCGGCCGCGTGTGCATTGGCAATGGAAAAAATTTATGGCGATGCAGGATTGCGCGCGGCTCTTGGTCAGAATGCAAAACGTTATGCGCTTACGTTCAGTTGGGAAAATTCTGCTCGCGAAACTCTAGAGTTGTTGCAACGTACGGTTGAGGGTGGCGTACGAAAATGA
- a CDS encoding lysylphosphatidylglycerol synthase transmembrane domain-containing protein yields the protein MKLNPKIKSVLIFCLKLVVTLVPAYFVYRNIVSDPEWDVGDLYNLFKKNSVFPLVLALLCLAVSNFTACLQWKLLLEKQGVRLKYGRLLKLYHVGLFFNNFMPGNVGGDVKKVYDIRVQGGQDTVGAGFTATVFDRLFGLFFITLFALGVGALFFIHDPEQRAFMWPSVWIFMGFCVMFAGLLSRRIGKFFCRMAGKVLPEKIETRLLRMFERFQKFRSKKLWVNIVCLSTVTQSLRIFVHFFCGIAVGVNLSMSWYFYYIPLVAIVSALPISIGGFGPREFLAQSLFARAGVPGLESVVIQLLAYFVSLILSLFGAVAFLVGQKPVPSEFAKNAQ from the coding sequence ATGAAGTTGAATCCGAAGATAAAATCTGTACTTATTTTTTGTTTGAAACTGGTGGTAACGCTTGTTCCTGCTTACTTTGTCTATCGTAACATTGTGAGCGACCCGGAATGGGATGTTGGCGACCTCTATAACTTGTTCAAGAAAAACAGCGTTTTCCCGCTTGTGCTCGCACTCCTTTGCCTCGCGGTTTCGAACTTTACAGCTTGCCTTCAGTGGAAGCTCTTGCTCGAAAAGCAGGGCGTTCGCCTCAAGTACGGCAGGCTCCTCAAGCTTTATCACGTGGGGCTCTTCTTCAACAACTTCATGCCGGGAAACGTCGGCGGTGATGTCAAGAAAGTTTACGATATCCGCGTGCAGGGCGGGCAAGATACAGTTGGTGCTGGCTTTACGGCGACGGTGTTTGACCGCTTGTTTGGACTTTTCTTTATCACGTTGTTTGCTCTTGGCGTGGGCGCCTTGTTCTTTATTCACGATCCTGAACAGCGGGCGTTCATGTGGCCGTCGGTTTGGATTTTTATGGGCTTTTGCGTGATGTTTGCAGGGCTTTTGAGCCGTCGCATTGGCAAGTTCTTTTGCCGCATGGCAGGGAAGGTGTTGCCCGAAAAAATCGAGACACGCTTGTTGCGCATGTTTGAACGTTTCCAGAAGTTCCGCTCCAAGAAACTTTGGGTGAACATCGTTTGCCTTTCGACGGTCACTCAGTCGCTCCGCATCTTTGTGCACTTTTTCTGCGGAATTGCTGTGGGCGTGAACCTCTCGATGTCTTGGTATTTCTATTACATCCCGCTTGTCGCTATTGTGAGTGCGCTTCCGATTTCGATTGGCGGTTTTGGTCCGCGTGAATTTTTGGCACAGTCGCTTTTTGCGCGTGCTGGCGTGCCTGGACTTGAATCAGTTGTGATTCAGTTGCTCGCTTATTTTGTAAGTTTGATTTTGAGCTTGTTTGGCGCGGTCGCTTTTTTGGTGGGGCAGAAGCCCGTACCGTCAGAATTCGCAAAGAACGCTCAATAG
- a CDS encoding UvrD-helicase domain-containing protein has protein sequence MDVESLLVGLNSDQRAAVLHDHEKNGQLLILAGAGSGKTSVLTKRIQYRIMSGVEPEKILALTFTAKAAAEMRERVQKLFPNAGVRLCTFHSLALFILKSKVPASDSCGFCFAYELVGFKKMPVPTESADKTFMQELAKVGGRKFRFSREELFSDAHPAKLLKKLEPLRNRILESGQVVFEDLIYQAINLLENHETARAYFQNQWTEILVDEYQDINPSQYRLVKALLGARKSLFVVGDDDQAIYGFRGADIGNINRFRDDFKESSLIRLEWNYRSVANILHFSNRIFENKPIHLRKVLRAGNMNGSGGSPIFKENREPEIWVSEDPVEEMQKIITSIKLLRESYDLQWKNFAILVRYNRQRLYYEEALRDAHLPIAGTVVSEAGNVEGEGEVLENGIHVETVHASKGLQYAVVYYAGMSEGLTPGECKGSREQRKKQLDEERRLFYVGVTRAESFLVLLYCKRRYWKGRLTKLKRSRFLPRENSKTECNMPVMLFRIYGAARIFAFMLEYIFKIAFMYIFRRKDLDPWLEEKVQVFSRFCMKVLRVDLTIEDQAQLAKVDWTRPVFVMGNHRSYLDIPLAFLALQRTVGFIAKTQLQRIPILNFWMHKLGCVFIDREKGGGAAIIQKAIQSGKMPRLFVFPEGTRSKRDGMVAFKSGCFRLAVEANAIILPMVTRGSDLLWEHRKDSKHHPVNIKILEPIDTVEFKKTHGGDEMDPRHELLPYVRKMMEEAYDRRL, from the coding sequence ATGGATGTAGAAAGTCTTTTGGTTGGGCTGAACTCCGACCAACGTGCGGCGGTACTCCACGATCATGAAAAGAACGGACAACTTTTAATTCTTGCAGGGGCTGGCTCGGGAAAGACCTCGGTCTTGACCAAGCGAATCCAGTACCGGATTATGTCGGGCGTTGAACCGGAGAAAATCTTGGCGCTCACGTTTACGGCAAAGGCGGCTGCCGAAATGCGGGAACGTGTGCAAAAGCTCTTCCCGAATGCGGGCGTGCGACTCTGCACGTTCCACTCGCTTGCGCTGTTTATCCTCAAGTCGAAAGTCCCGGCGTCGGACTCTTGTGGTTTTTGCTTTGCGTACGAACTTGTCGGATTCAAGAAAATGCCGGTCCCGACGGAATCGGCGGACAAGACTTTTATGCAGGAACTCGCGAAAGTCGGCGGTCGAAAATTCCGCTTTTCTCGCGAAGAGCTTTTCTCGGATGCCCATCCCGCGAAGCTCCTTAAAAAACTCGAGCCATTGCGCAATCGCATCTTGGAATCGGGTCAAGTCGTCTTCGAAGACCTCATCTACCAGGCGATAAACTTGCTCGAAAATCACGAGACGGCGCGCGCATATTTCCAAAATCAATGGACCGAAATTCTCGTCGATGAATACCAGGACATCAATCCGTCGCAGTACCGACTCGTCAAAGCGTTGCTGGGCGCGCGCAAGTCGCTGTTTGTTGTGGGCGATGATGACCAGGCCATTTACGGATTCCGTGGCGCCGACATCGGGAACATCAACCGTTTCCGTGATGACTTCAAGGAGAGCTCTCTGATTCGCTTGGAATGGAATTACCGTTCGGTCGCGAACATTTTACATTTTTCTAACCGCATTTTTGAAAACAAGCCTATCCACTTGCGGAAGGTCTTGCGTGCGGGTAATATGAATGGCTCGGGTGGCTCGCCGATTTTTAAGGAAAACCGTGAACCCGAAATCTGGGTGAGTGAAGACCCTGTCGAAGAAATGCAAAAAATCATCACGAGCATCAAGTTGCTCCGCGAAAGTTATGACCTCCAATGGAAAAACTTTGCAATCCTCGTGCGCTATAATAGGCAACGCCTATATTACGAAGAAGCGCTTCGCGATGCGCATCTCCCGATCGCAGGGACGGTCGTGTCGGAGGCGGGTAACGTAGAGGGGGAGGGCGAAGTCCTTGAAAATGGAATCCATGTGGAAACGGTCCATGCGTCCAAGGGGCTCCAGTATGCGGTGGTCTATTATGCGGGGATGTCCGAGGGACTCACGCCGGGAGAGTGCAAGGGTTCGCGAGAACAGCGCAAAAAACAGCTCGATGAGGAACGCCGATTGTTTTACGTCGGGGTCACGCGGGCTGAATCTTTTTTGGTTTTGCTATATTGCAAACGTAGATATTGGAAAGGGCGCCTGACGAAACTCAAACGGTCTCGTTTTTTGCCCAGGGAAAATTCAAAAACAGAGTGTAATATGCCAGTTATGTTATTTAGAATATATGGAGCGGCAAGAATTTTTGCGTTTATGCTCGAATATATTTTCAAGATTGCATTCATGTACATTTTCCGTCGCAAAGACCTGGATCCATGGCTTGAAGAAAAGGTGCAGGTATTTTCCCGCTTCTGCATGAAGGTCTTGCGTGTGGACTTGACGATTGAAGACCAGGCGCAACTTGCGAAAGTGGACTGGACTCGCCCGGTGTTCGTGATGGGCAACCACCGTTCGTATCTGGATATCCCGCTTGCGTTTTTGGCCTTGCAGCGTACCGTGGGCTTTATCGCTAAGACGCAGTTGCAGCGCATCCCGATTCTGAACTTCTGGATGCACAAGCTCGGTTGCGTCTTTATCGACCGCGAAAAAGGCGGCGGCGCCGCGATTATCCAAAAGGCTATCCAGTCGGGCAAGATGCCGAGACTCTTCGTTTTCCCGGAAGGTACCCGCAGCAAGCGCGATGGCATGGTCGCTTTCAAGAGCGGTTGCTTTAGACTTGCCGTCGAGGCGAACGCAATTATACTACCGATGGTGACTCGAGGTTCTGACTTGCTCTGGGAACACCGCAAGGATTCCAAGCATCACCCGGTCAACATTAAGATTCTCGAACCGATAGATACGGTTGAATTCAAGAAAACTCACGGTGGCGATGAAATGGACCCGCGCCACGAACTGCTCCCGTATGTCCGTAAAATGATGGAAGAAGCTTATGATCGGCGTCTTTGA
- the murI gene encoding glutamate racemase, protein MIGVFDSGFGGLTILQKLRHVLPQYDYLYLGDNARAPYGSRSFETIYRYTLQSVRELFHRGCPLVILACNTASAKALRSIQQQVLPVEFPDRRVLGIVRPTAEEIGNFTKTGHIGIFATAGTVSSNSYVLEISHFFPNLKVTQHACPMWVPLVEYGERGTEGARFFVKKDVDQLLAADPEIDTVLLACTHYPLLEEEIRAALPPHVRLVVQGDIVADKTLDYLRRHVDMENRLSKGGSVRYLTTDTAEFFKKGAFRFGMENISAESLTF, encoded by the coding sequence ATGATCGGCGTCTTTGATTCTGGTTTTGGCGGGCTCACGATTTTGCAGAAGCTCCGCCACGTGCTCCCGCAGTACGATTACCTGTACCTGGGCGACAACGCCCGTGCGCCGTATGGCTCCCGCAGTTTCGAGACTATTTACCGTTACACGCTTCAGTCCGTGCGCGAACTTTTCCATCGTGGATGCCCGCTGGTGATTCTCGCTTGCAACACGGCGTCGGCAAAGGCGCTCCGCAGCATCCAGCAACAGGTGCTCCCGGTCGAGTTCCCAGACCGTCGCGTCTTGGGCATTGTCCGCCCGACCGCCGAAGAAATCGGGAACTTCACGAAGACGGGGCATATCGGCATTTTTGCCACCGCGGGGACGGTCTCTTCGAACAGCTACGTTCTTGAAATCAGTCACTTTTTCCCGAACTTGAAGGTGACTCAGCATGCCTGCCCGATGTGGGTGCCGCTTGTGGAATACGGCGAACGCGGGACCGAGGGCGCCCGGTTCTTCGTGAAAAAGGACGTGGACCAGCTGCTCGCGGCTGACCCCGAAATCGATACCGTTTTGCTGGCTTGCACGCATTACCCGCTCCTCGAAGAAGAAATTCGGGCCGCACTTCCACCGCACGTCCGCTTGGTGGTCCAGGGCGATATCGTCGCCGACAAGACTTTGGACTACCTCAGGCGCCATGTGGACATGGAAAATCGGCTTTCGAAGGGCGGTTCCGTGCGTTATTTGACGACCGATACCGCAGAATTCTTCAAAAAAGGCGCTTTTCGCTTTGGAATGGAGAATATTTCGGCGGAGTCGTTGACTTT